A DNA window from Fusobacterium sp. JB019 contains the following coding sequences:
- the ligA gene encoding NAD-dependent DNA ligase LigA, with translation MNEKAEKIKELKEKIKNYNEYYYSKNQSLVSDKEYDSLLKELENLESKNPQYKMFDSPTLQVGSSLSNTKFKKINHRKPMLSLSNSYNINEIDDFIKRVEKNLYKEKTEEKKLSYILEVKLDGLSISVIYKGGKLVQAVTRGDGKIGEDVTENIMQIKSIPHVLDEEIDLEVRGEVILPLSKFEKINKERLANGEEVFANPRNAASGTLRQLDARIVKQRELDCYFYFLVDPLNYNLKSHEEVLSFIEDKGLKTTGIGEKFISTQELDERIKYWGEERVKLDYETDGMVIKVNEIKFWNVLGNTTKSPRWAIAYKFPAKQVSTKLLDITWQVGRTGKVTPVAELEEVEVSGSRVKRASLHNFDEILRKDIKIGDRVFIEKAAEIIPQVVKPIKEMRTGEEKEILPPEKCPVCNSILEKEDGLVDLKCKNKHCSAKLQGKIEYFVSRDGMNIIGFGQKIVEKFIELGLIKDITDIYSLKDYRNKIESLEKMGKKSVDNIINSIEESKKRDYSKVLYSLGIPEIGKFLANLLAQETLNIDVLMSMGKEELIKIDGVGEKVANSVYEFFRKEENILIINKLKTIGINFSSENESKIEENIFENKTFLATGKLEHFSRNEIKEEVEKFGGKNLSGVSKKLDFLIVGKAAGSKLKKAKEIPSIKIITEEEFFEMVKGKNSK, from the coding sequence ATGAACGAAAAAGCGGAAAAAATAAAAGAATTAAAAGAAAAAATAAAAAATTATAATGAATACTATTATAGTAAGAATCAAAGTTTAGTGTCTGATAAAGAGTATGATAGTTTGTTAAAAGAATTAGAGAATTTAGAAAGCAAAAATCCTCAATATAAAATGTTTGATTCTCCTACTTTACAAGTAGGGTCAAGTTTAAGTAATACTAAATTTAAAAAAATAAATCATAGAAAGCCTATGCTAAGTTTGTCAAATAGTTACAATATAAATGAGATAGACGATTTTATAAAAAGAGTTGAAAAAAACTTATATAAAGAAAAAACTGAAGAAAAAAAATTATCTTATATTTTAGAAGTTAAGTTAGATGGATTATCTATCAGTGTAATTTATAAAGGTGGAAAATTAGTTCAAGCTGTTACAAGAGGAGATGGGAAAATAGGTGAAGATGTAACAGAAAACATCATGCAGATAAAATCAATACCTCATGTTTTAGATGAGGAAATTGATTTAGAAGTTAGAGGAGAAGTTATATTACCTTTAAGTAAGTTTGAAAAAATAAATAAAGAAAGATTAGCTAATGGAGAAGAAGTGTTTGCAAATCCAAGGAATGCAGCAAGTGGTACTCTTAGACAATTAGATGCGAGAATAGTAAAACAAAGAGAGCTTGATTGTTATTTTTATTTTTTAGTGGATCCTTTAAATTATAATTTAAAGAGTCATGAAGAAGTTTTATCTTTTATAGAGGATAAGGGATTAAAAACAACAGGTATTGGGGAAAAGTTTATAAGTACACAAGAATTAGATGAAAGAATAAAATACTGGGGAGAAGAAAGAGTAAAATTAGATTATGAAACAGATGGAATGGTAATAAAAGTAAATGAAATCAAATTTTGGAATGTTTTAGGAAATACAACAAAGAGTCCAAGATGGGCAATAGCTTATAAATTTCCAGCAAAGCAAGTATCAACTAAATTATTAGATATAACATGGCAAGTTGGAAGAACAGGAAAAGTTACTCCAGTTGCAGAGTTAGAAGAGGTAGAAGTTTCAGGAAGCCGTGTGAAAAGAGCAAGCTTACATAATTTTGATGAAATACTAAGAAAAGATATAAAAATCGGGGATAGAGTATTTATAGAAAAAGCAGCAGAAATTATACCTCAAGTTGTAAAGCCAATAAAAGAGATGAGAACAGGAGAGGAAAAAGAAATTTTACCGCCAGAAAAATGTCCAGTATGCAATAGTATTTTAGAGAAAGAAGATGGGCTAGTAGACTTAAAATGTAAAAATAAACATTGTAGTGCAAAACTTCAAGGAAAAATAGAATATTTTGTTTCTAGGGATGGAATGAATATAATAGGGTTTGGTCAAAAAATAGTAGAAAAATTTATAGAGTTAGGTTTAATTAAAGATATCACAGACATCTATAGTTTGAAGGATTACAGGAATAAAATAGAAAGCTTAGAAAAAATGGGAAAGAAAAGTGTGGATAATATAATAAATTCCATAGAAGAAAGTAAAAAAAGAGATTATTCTAAAGTTTTATATTCTTTAGGTATTCCTGAAATAGGAAAGTTTTTAGCTAATTTACTTGCTCAAGAGACTTTAAATATAGATGTTTTAATGAGTATGGGAAAAGAAGAATTAATAAAAATAGATGGTGTTGGAGAGAAAGTTGCCAATTCTGTTTATGAATTTTTTAGAAAAGAAGAAAATATTTTAATTATTAATAAATTAAAAACTATAGGGATAAACTTTTCTTCAGAAAACGAGTCTAAGATAGAGGAAAATATATTTGAAAACAAAACATTTTTAGCTACAGGTAAGTTAGAGCATTTTAGTAGAAATGAAATAAAAGAAGAAGTGGAAAAATTTGGAGGTAAAAATTTATCAGGAGTGAGTAAAAAATTAGATTTTCTAATAGTGGGAAAAGCTGCAGGAAGCAAGCTAAAGAAAGCTAAAGAAATTCCTTCTATAAAAATTATAACTGAAGAAGAATTTTTTGAAATGGTAAAAGGTAAAAATAGTAAATAA
- a CDS encoding Hpt domain-containing protein has product MSILSELDNYGCNIKEALDRVLGDEELYMICLEKFMDDEGFNRLGEFIEEKDIEKAFNESHTLKGVSGNLGLIPLYELLVKIVEQLRKNSLEGVLEDYKKIMRSYNEIKKISRQKI; this is encoded by the coding sequence ATGAGTATTTTATCAGAATTAGACAATTATGGATGTAATATAAAAGAAGCCTTAGACAGGGTTTTAGGTGACGAAGAATTATATATGATTTGTTTAGAAAAATTTATGGATGATGAAGGATTTAATAGATTGGGAGAATTTATAGAAGAAAAGGATATAGAAAAAGCTTTTAATGAAAGTCATACTTTAAAAGGAGTATCAGGAAATTTAGGGTTAATTCCTTTATATGAATTATTAGTTAAAATTGTCGAACAATTAAGGAAGAATTCTCTAGAAGGAGTTTTAGAAGATTATAAAAAAATAATGAGATCTTATAATGAAATAAAAAAAATTAGCAGACAAAAAATATAA
- the rfaD gene encoding ADP-glyceromanno-heptose 6-epimerase produces the protein MIIVTGAAGFIGSAFIWKLNEMGINDILAVDKMRTEEKWLNLRKRDYADWMDRDNLFEWLEDEKNAKKITAVAHFGACSATTEKDADFLMSNNYGYTKKLFKFCAKHNINFVNASSAATYGGGELGYDDDITVEEYKKLMPLNKYGYSKKLFDDWSFKQEETPKQWVSCKFFNVYGPQEYHKGRMASMVFHTFNQYKENGGVKLFKSHKEGFKDGEQLRDFVYIKDVVNMLYYFLTEKVKSGVYNVGTGKSRSFKDLSMATMKSASKNENLKEEDVVEFVPMPEDLRGRYQYFTEAKMEKARKAGYLDKFYSLEEGVYDYVVNYLSKEDKYL, from the coding sequence ATGATAATAGTAACAGGGGCAGCAGGATTTATAGGTAGTGCATTTATATGGAAATTAAACGAAATGGGAATAAATGATATATTAGCAGTGGATAAAATGAGAACAGAAGAAAAATGGCTTAATTTAAGAAAAAGAGATTATGCTGATTGGATGGATAGAGATAATCTTTTTGAATGGCTAGAAGATGAGAAAAATGCTAAAAAAATAACTGCTGTAGCTCATTTTGGAGCTTGTTCAGCAACAACAGAAAAAGATGCAGATTTTTTAATGAGTAATAATTATGGTTACACTAAAAAATTATTTAAATTTTGTGCAAAGCATAATATAAACTTTGTAAATGCTTCTTCAGCAGCAACTTACGGTGGTGGTGAATTAGGGTATGATGATGATATAACAGTTGAGGAATATAAAAAATTAATGCCTCTTAATAAATATGGATATTCTAAAAAATTATTTGATGATTGGTCTTTTAAACAAGAAGAAACTCCAAAGCAATGGGTAAGTTGTAAATTCTTTAATGTTTATGGTCCCCAAGAATATCATAAGGGAAGAATGGCATCTATGGTATTCCATACGTTCAATCAATATAAGGAAAATGGTGGAGTTAAATTATTTAAATCTCATAAAGAAGGATTTAAAGATGGAGAACAATTAAGAGATTTTGTTTATATTAAAGACGTTGTAAATATGTTATATTATTTTTTAACAGAAAAAGTAAAATCAGGAGTATATAATGTGGGAACAGGAAAATCTAGAAGTTTTAAAGATTTATCTATGGCTACAATGAAATCAGCTTCTAAAAATGAAAATTTAAAAGAAGAAGATGTGGTAGAATTTGTTCCTATGCCTGAAGATTTAAGAGGAAGATATCAGTATTTTACCGAAGCTAAAATGGAAAAAGCTAGAAAAGCAGGTTATTTAGATAAATTTTATTCATTAGAAGAGGGAGTTTATGATTATGTTGTAAACTATCTATCTAAAGAAGATAAGTATTTATAG
- the secA gene encoding preprotein translocase subunit SecA, with translation MIANLLKGIFGTKNDREIKRISKRVTEINALENEYEKLSDEELKGKTKEFQNRLKNGETLDDLLVEAFAVVREGSKRVLKMRHYDVQLIGGIVLHEGKITEMKTGEGKTLVATCPIYLNALTEKGVHVITVNDYLARRDKEQMGQLFEFLGLTTGVLVSNLPNYERKAAYNCHITYGTNSEFGFDYLRDNMVGTLEEKVQRDLNFCIVDEVDSILIDEARTPLIISGAAENTSKLYKTFNQVAGLLERSRETEKITDVKKKKEMNIPDEKWKDYEVDEKAKNIVLTEKGVKKVEKMLNLENLYAPENIELTHYLMQCLKAKELFERDKDYLVKGSDVVIIDEFTGRALEGRRYSDGLHQAIEAKEGVKIAGENQTLASITLQNYFRMYEKLSGMTGTAETEASEFMFIYELPVVVIPTNKPIIRKDNGDIIYKSKEEKIEAIVEEIKRLYEKGQPVLVGTITIQGSELLSNELKKLNIAHNVLNAKFHEKEAEIVAQAGRYKAVTIATNMAGRGTDIMLGGNPIFMAKNEAKTDEDYKKALEKYTIQCEEEKEKVLSIGGLYILGTERHESRRIDNQLRGRAGRQGDPGESQFYLSLEDDLMKLFGSDRVKSVMERLGIPKGEPITHRMITKSIENAQKKVESRNFGIRKSLLEFDDVMNKQREAIYASRNEALSKEELKDTIQHMLKGSIESAVVSRFVGEYKEEWNVKGLAEFLEEKYNYEIKDLEEYKAFGIEEYAEKLFKDIEKKYQEKEEEITPDIMRQIEKYVLLEVVDNRWREHLKALDGLREGIYLRSYGQRDPVVEYKLVSGDLYGRMLETIKVDTTSYMFKIVVKTKEEAEEENKYGGPDNPNGVCPCGSGKKYKKCCGR, from the coding sequence ATGATAGCTAATTTATTAAAAGGGATTTTCGGTACAAAAAATGATAGAGAAATTAAGAGAATTTCTAAAAGAGTAACAGAAATAAATGCATTAGAAAATGAATATGAAAAATTGTCAGATGAAGAATTAAAAGGTAAAACAAAAGAGTTTCAAAATAGATTAAAGAATGGAGAAACTCTTGATGATTTATTAGTTGAAGCTTTTGCTGTTGTTAGAGAAGGATCAAAAAGAGTTTTAAAAATGAGACATTATGATGTTCAACTTATTGGAGGAATAGTTCTTCATGAGGGAAAAATAACAGAAATGAAGACAGGAGAAGGAAAAACATTAGTGGCAACTTGTCCAATTTATTTAAATGCTCTTACTGAAAAGGGAGTTCATGTAATAACTGTAAATGACTATCTTGCAAGAAGAGATAAAGAACAAATGGGTCAATTATTTGAATTTTTAGGATTAACAACAGGAGTTTTAGTTAGTAATCTTCCTAATTATGAAAGAAAAGCAGCATATAATTGTCATATAACTTATGGAACAAATTCTGAGTTTGGTTTTGATTATTTAAGAGATAATATGGTTGGAACTTTGGAAGAAAAAGTTCAAAGAGATTTAAATTTTTGTATAGTAGACGAGGTTGACTCTATATTAATTGATGAAGCAAGAACACCATTAATAATTTCAGGAGCAGCAGAAAATACCTCTAAACTATATAAAACATTTAATCAAGTAGCAGGGCTTTTAGAAAGAAGTAGAGAAACAGAAAAAATAACTGATGTTAAAAAGAAAAAAGAAATGAATATTCCAGATGAAAAGTGGAAAGATTATGAAGTTGATGAAAAAGCTAAAAATATAGTTCTTACTGAAAAGGGTGTCAAAAAAGTTGAAAAAATGTTAAATTTAGAAAACTTATATGCTCCTGAAAATATAGAATTGACTCATTATTTAATGCAATGTTTAAAAGCTAAAGAATTATTTGAAAGAGATAAGGATTATTTAGTTAAAGGAAGCGATGTTGTAATAATAGATGAATTTACAGGAAGGGCTCTTGAAGGAAGAAGATATTCTGATGGATTACATCAGGCTATTGAAGCTAAAGAGGGAGTTAAAATAGCTGGTGAAAATCAAACTTTAGCATCAATAACACTTCAAAATTATTTTAGAATGTATGAAAAATTATCAGGAATGACAGGAACAGCAGAAACTGAAGCTTCTGAGTTTATGTTTATTTATGAATTACCTGTAGTCGTTATACCAACAAATAAACCAATTATTAGAAAAGATAATGGAGATATTATATATAAAAGTAAAGAAGAAAAAATAGAAGCTATTGTAGAGGAAATTAAAAGACTTTATGAAAAAGGGCAACCAGTATTGGTGGGAACAATAACTATTCAAGGCTCAGAATTATTATCAAATGAGCTAAAGAAATTAAATATAGCCCACAATGTTCTAAATGCTAAATTCCATGAAAAAGAGGCAGAAATAGTTGCTCAAGCAGGAAGATATAAAGCAGTAACAATCGCTACAAATATGGCAGGTAGAGGAACAGATATAATGTTAGGTGGGAACCCAATATTTATGGCTAAAAATGAAGCTAAAACAGATGAAGATTACAAGAAAGCTTTAGAAAAATATACTATTCAATGTGAGGAAGAAAAAGAAAAGGTATTATCTATAGGTGGATTATATATTCTTGGAACAGAAAGACATGAATCAAGAAGAATTGATAATCAGTTAAGAGGAAGAGCAGGAAGACAAGGAGATCCAGGAGAATCACAATTTTATTTATCTTTAGAAGATGATCTTATGAAATTATTTGGATCAGACAGGGTAAAAAGTGTTATGGAAAGATTAGGTATTCCTAAAGGAGAACCAATAACTCATAGAATGATAACTAAATCTATAGAAAACGCACAAAAGAAAGTAGAATCAAGAAACTTTGGAATCAGAAAATCTTTGCTTGAGTTTGATGATGTAATGAATAAACAAAGAGAAGCTATTTATGCAAGCAGAAATGAAGCTTTATCTAAAGAAGAATTAAAAGATACAATTCAGCATATGCTTAAAGGAAGTATTGAAAGTGCTGTAGTTTCAAGATTTGTAGGAGAATACAAAGAGGAATGGAATGTTAAAGGACTTGCAGAATTTTTAGAAGAAAAATATAATTATGAGATAAAAGATTTAGAGGAATACAAAGCTTTTGGAATAGAGGAATATGCAGAAAAATTATTTAAAGATATTGAAAAGAAATATCAAGAAAAAGAAGAGGAAATTACTCCTGATATAATGAGACAAATAGAAAAATATGTTCTTTTAGAAGTTGTTGATAATAGATGGAGAGAGCATTTAAAGGCTCTTGATGGATTAAGAGAAGGAATATACTTAAGATCTTATGGTCAAAGAGATCCTGTTGTAGAATATAAATTAGTTTCTGGTGATTTATATGGTAGAATGCTTGAAACAATAAAAGTAGATACAACTTCTTATATGTTTAAAATAGTTGTAAAAACTAAGGAAGAAGCTGAAGAAGAAAATAAATATGGTGGTCCAGATAATCCAAATGGAGTTTGTCCTTGTGGCAGTGGAAAAAAATATAAAAAATGTTGTGGAAGATAA
- a CDS encoding PHP domain-containing protein, with product MNEKIVADLHTHTENSDGTYSVENLVKLAKEKELKVIAITDHDTISGLFQTKELSEKYKIEIINGIEMSCNLNGKDVHILGYGVNIEDSNFKKELIRIKKIREERNDKIIEKLNKLKLNVSLEELKEIAKGDIISKAHFAELMMNKGYVYSKREAFKNYLGKAGLAFVEKKNYEPIDAVKMLKKNGAFISLAHPKLVTENDNELENLIKELKKEGLEGLEVNYYSFNKNDKKRYNKIAEKYNLIITGGSDFHGKNRVDVSLGESGLNEKEYIEFKKSLKKK from the coding sequence ATGAATGAAAAAATAGTTGCAGATTTACATACTCATACAGAAAATTCAGATGGAACATATTCAGTAGAAAATTTAGTGAAATTAGCTAAAGAAAAAGAATTGAAAGTTATAGCAATAACAGATCATGATACTATTAGTGGGCTTTTTCAAACAAAAGAATTATCTGAAAAATATAAAATAGAAATAATAAATGGGATAGAAATGTCATGTAATTTAAATGGAAAAGATGTCCATATTTTAGGATATGGAGTAAATATTGAGGATTCTAATTTTAAAAAAGAGTTAATCAGAATAAAGAAGATTAGAGAAGAAAGAAATGATAAAATAATAGAGAAATTAAATAAATTAAAATTAAATGTTTCTTTAGAGGAATTAAAAGAAATAGCAAAAGGAGATATAATAAGTAAAGCTCATTTTGCAGAATTGATGATGAATAAAGGATATGTTTATAGTAAAAGAGAGGCTTTTAAAAATTATTTAGGAAAAGCGGGGTTAGCTTTTGTAGAGAAAAAAAATTATGAACCAATAGACGCGGTAAAAATGTTGAAAAAAAATGGGGCTTTTATATCTTTAGCTCATCCTAAGCTAGTTACTGAAAATGATAATGAATTAGAAAATTTAATTAAAGAATTAAAAAAAGAAGGGCTAGAAGGTTTAGAAGTTAATTATTATAGCTTTAATAAAAATGATAAAAAAAGATATAATAAAATAGCTGAAAAATATAATTTAATTATTACTGGAGGATCAGATTTTCATGGGAAAAATAGAGTAGATGTTTCTTTAGGAGAATCGGGTTTAAATGAAAAAGAGTATATAGAATTTAAAAAAAGTTTAAAAAAAAAGTAA
- a CDS encoding EAL domain-containing protein, translated as MIKKDIELGKALSKEDYFDKILTRDISSDISILLKIDLGLKEIIQYKDLKKFLKLKKIVSYENIIEEIGKHILKKEKQEKYYKFISIENILKSYNKGESILSFQYEHVNDLGQIFWCTIITDSYFDMKDKKNYTRIFIKDVTYRKKLELSLDSKFKLDKNTGLYNRITIEKMIINEIEKRKPCVMGILSINNIKDLKEKIGEENFKKLFSELADALKINFHSNILLGRISENEIIMFAKNFSKFKLKEKVERIYFKTFTKKNRFSFAYYFKFSVGIGFTKGNITFNNLYSKTQKALLIAKEKGHNNYYIYEKEKNDRKELLQEINYKKISSLTKEEFIFEIISLLNKSCDFENVVQKILKYIKNYFQLDKVQLNLKYNRYFYDHFSEFKKSLGESFGSLDILSIPLILNKRVSGKLILEHFKKNIENKDILNIVAQLISYDYMKYKILKEEFCSGKYDKLTGLLNHSSYSKKIDKLKIESLSSLGVLYIDINNFKNINLSFGRKYGDEVLKKIASSFSKYFPVSLKFRLYGDIFFILFEDLTYKKFEISIKEWEKFIDENFTVSISIGKAWSDMDIDFNKLCRNAEEFLRYSKEEYCDKKSIEAFQKIERKIKFMKNLKNGNYKMHLQPKADTKDGEIFGAEALTRLYLDGEVLSPYRFIPQLERDGFIKYLDKYIFEEVCKLLAKWEREGKKLIKISLNFSRATFMTKGIVEDIIEIANRYNVSREHIEIEMTETMGELDKESIKEICSRITKEGFLISLDDFGAKYSNMAVLIYMYFNTVKLDKSLINDVISNDKSKIIIKNIFKICKELGINSIAEGVETEEQFKALKKLGCDAVQGYLFNKPIPVKYFEELYI; from the coding sequence ATGATAAAAAAAGATATAGAACTTGGCAAGGCATTATCAAAAGAAGATTATTTTGATAAAATTTTAACTAGAGATATTTCAAGCGATATATCTATATTATTAAAAATAGATTTAGGCTTAAAAGAAATAATTCAATATAAAGATTTAAAAAAATTTTTAAAGTTAAAAAAAATAGTAAGTTATGAAAATATTATTGAAGAGATAGGAAAACATATTTTAAAAAAAGAAAAGCAGGAAAAATATTATAAGTTTATTAGTATAGAAAATATTTTAAAGAGTTATAATAAGGGTGAGAGTATTTTATCTTTTCAGTATGAACATGTAAATGATTTAGGGCAAATATTTTGGTGTACTATAATAACAGATTCTTATTTTGATATGAAGGATAAAAAAAATTATACAAGAATTTTTATAAAAGATGTAACATATCGTAAAAAATTAGAATTGTCCCTAGATAGTAAATTTAAATTAGATAAAAATACAGGCCTATATAATAGAATAACAATTGAAAAGATGATAATAAATGAGATAGAAAAAAGAAAACCTTGTGTAATGGGAATTTTATCTATTAACAATATAAAAGATTTAAAGGAAAAAATAGGAGAGGAAAATTTTAAAAAATTATTCTCAGAATTGGCAGACGCTTTAAAAATTAATTTTCATTCTAATATATTATTAGGAAGAATATCTGAAAATGAAATAATAATGTTTGCTAAAAATTTTTCTAAATTTAAATTAAAAGAAAAAGTAGAAAGAATTTATTTTAAAACTTTCACAAAAAAAAATAGATTTTCTTTTGCATACTATTTTAAATTTTCTGTAGGAATTGGTTTTACAAAGGGGAACATAACTTTTAATAATCTTTATTCTAAAACACAGAAAGCTTTATTAATAGCTAAAGAAAAAGGACATAATAATTATTATATTTATGAAAAAGAGAAAAATGATCGTAAAGAGTTATTACAAGAAATAAATTATAAAAAAATAAGTAGCTTAACTAAGGAAGAATTTATTTTTGAAATTATTTCATTATTAAATAAATCTTGTGATTTTGAAAACGTAGTGCAAAAGATTTTAAAATATATAAAAAATTATTTTCAATTGGATAAAGTTCAACTAAATTTGAAATATAATAGATATTTTTATGACCATTTTAGTGAATTTAAAAAAAGTTTAGGTGAAAGTTTTGGAAGTTTAGATATATTAAGTATACCTTTAATTTTAAATAAAAGAGTATCTGGGAAATTAATTTTAGAACACTTTAAAAAAAATATAGAAAATAAAGATATTTTAAATATAGTAGCTCAGCTTATTTCATATGATTATATGAAATATAAAATATTAAAAGAAGAGTTTTGTTCAGGAAAATATGACAAACTGACAGGACTTTTAAATCATAGTAGTTATTCAAAAAAAATTGATAAATTAAAAATAGAAAGTCTATCTTCTTTAGGAGTTTTATATATAGATATAAATAATTTTAAAAATATTAATTTAAGTTTTGGAAGAAAATATGGGGATGAAGTTTTAAAAAAAATAGCATCTTCATTTTCTAAATATTTCCCAGTAAGTTTAAAATTTCGTCTATATGGGGATATATTTTTTATATTATTTGAAGATTTAACTTATAAAAAGTTTGAAATAAGCATAAAAGAATGGGAAAAATTTATTGATGAAAATTTTACAGTTAGTATTTCAATAGGAAAAGCTTGGTCAGATATGGATATAGATTTTAACAAATTATGTAGAAATGCAGAAGAGTTTTTAAGGTATTCCAAAGAAGAGTATTGTGATAAAAAAAGTATAGAAGCTTTTCAAAAAATTGAAAGAAAAATAAAGTTTATGAAAAACTTGAAAAACGGAAATTATAAAATGCATTTGCAACCAAAAGCAGATACAAAAGATGGTGAGATTTTTGGTGCAGAGGCATTAACGAGACTTTATTTAGATGGAGAAGTTCTATCTCCTTATAGATTTATTCCTCAGTTAGAAAGGGATGGGTTTATTAAGTATTTAGATAAATATATTTTTGAAGAAGTTTGTAAACTATTAGCAAAATGGGAAAGAGAAGGGAAAAAATTAATTAAAATATCTTTAAATTTTTCAAGAGCAACATTTATGACTAAAGGGATTGTTGAAGATATTATAGAGATTGCAAATAGATATAATGTTTCTAGGGAACATATAGAAATAGAAATGACAGAAACTATGGGAGAATTAGATAAAGAGAGTATAAAAGAAATTTGTTCAAGAATAACAAAAGAAGGCTTTTTAATATCGCTAGATGATTTTGGAGCTAAATATAGCAATATGGCAGTATTAATATATATGTATTTTAATACAGTTAAGTTAGATAAAAGCTTAATTAATGACGTGATATCAAATGATAAAAGTAAAATAATTATAAAAAATATATTTAAAATATGTAAAGAACTAGGAATAAATAGCATTGCAGAAGGAGTTGAAACTGAAGAACAATTCAAGGCATTAAAAAAATTAGGTTGTGATGCAGTTCAAGGCTATTTATTTAACAAACCTATACCAGTAAAATATTTTGAAGAATTATATATTTAA
- a CDS encoding MATE family efflux transporter → MKNQLRLETEPIPSLVKSLAFPAITGMLVNAIYNVVDTFFVGKLNDPYALGAVSIAFPTIMIITAIALTLGIGLGALLSRTLGEKKFKKANSIFSTIILFSFFVGITIGILGFFNTDLISKIFGISGKLKLYFENFIKWIFIAAPFTTINMCLNNSIRGEGNAKYSMHALNLGAFINVILDPIFIFYLDLGVSGAAIATGLSQFISTLFLLKFYLSKNSIIKFKIKEINFKIKMFKELLKIGFPSFVRQLLVSIAVALVNSAANLFGPEAIAGLGVAMRINSINVFVLFGLGQAFQPIVAYNYGAKKFERVKESISYTLKLANNFSILSSLFFIIFAKYLISIFTNDSNIIHYGSLFLRGSALTFSLNGFQIIITTLFQSLGKGLYAFLTTSSRQGFFFIPVILILPKLIGFYGLPGTQIIGDIGGFLLTFYLYKKFKKEIHNKIQKN, encoded by the coding sequence ATGAAAAATCAATTACGACTAGAAACTGAACCAATCCCATCTCTTGTTAAATCCCTTGCTTTTCCTGCTATTACAGGAATGTTAGTTAATGCTATTTATAATGTTGTTGATACTTTTTTTGTAGGAAAATTAAATGACCCTTATGCATTAGGTGCTGTTTCCATAGCCTTTCCTACAATTATGATAATAACTGCTATTGCTCTAACTTTAGGTATCGGGCTTGGAGCTTTACTTTCGAGAACATTAGGAGAAAAAAAATTTAAAAAAGCTAATTCTATTTTTTCCACTATAATTCTTTTTTCTTTTTTTGTTGGAATTACTATTGGAATACTTGGATTTTTTAATACTGATCTTATTTCAAAAATTTTTGGAATAAGTGGAAAATTAAAATTATATTTTGAAAATTTCATAAAGTGGATATTCATTGCCGCTCCTTTTACAACCATTAATATGTGTCTTAATAATAGTATTAGGGGAGAAGGAAATGCTAAATATAGTATGCATGCTTTAAATCTAGGAGCTTTTATAAATGTTATTTTAGATCCTATTTTCATTTTTTATTTAGATTTAGGCGTATCCGGAGCTGCTATTGCAACTGGTTTGTCTCAATTTATATCTACTTTATTTTTATTGAAGTTTTACCTATCTAAAAACTCAATTATTAAATTTAAAATAAAAGAAATTAATTTTAAAATAAAAATGTTTAAAGAATTATTAAAAATAGGTTTCCCATCATTTGTTAGACAACTCTTGGTTAGTATAGCTGTAGCTCTTGTGAATTCAGCTGCTAATTTATTTGGTCCAGAAGCTATTGCAGGTCTTGGAGTTGCCATGAGAATTAATTCTATTAATGTTTTTGTGTTATTTGGATTAGGACAAGCTTTCCAGCCAATAGTTGCATATAACTATGGAGCTAAAAAATTTGAAAGAGTTAAAGAATCTATTAGCTATACTTTAAAATTAGCTAATAATTTTTCTATTTTATCTTCACTATTTTTTATAATTTTTGCAAAATATTTAATTTCTATATTTACTAATGATTCTAACATTATACATTACGGAAGTTTATTTTTAAGAGGATCTGCTTTAACATTTTCTTTAAATGGATTTCAAATAATTATAACTACCTTATTTCAAAGTTTAGGAAAAGGGCTTTATGCCTTTTTAACTACCTCTTCTAGACAGGGCTTTTTCTTCATACCTGTTATTTTAATTTTACCTAAACTAATTGGTTTTTATGGGCTTCCTGGAACTCAAATAATTGGTGATATTGGAGGATTTTTACTTACTTTTTATTTATATAAAAAATTTAAAAAAGAAATTCACAATAAAATTCAAAAAAATTAA